Within the Setaria viridis chromosome 3, Setaria_viridis_v4.0, whole genome shotgun sequence genome, the region caCGAACCGGTGATAGACAGCTCCTCATTTAGCATCTACGGCACCTATTATTGCAGCCTTGGTATCCATGGCCACCAATATTAGCAGTTCGGCACTCTGGACTGAATCGATTTCCAAAAGAACAAGTCAATTTCTGACAATTGCAGCAAATAAAAAATGAGGAACGATtcttgattttatttttttccatgcaCCGTTCTGGGCTGCGAATTTGGCGGCAGATTGAAAAAATGCAACGCTTTGGATCCAGTGGGCTGTAGGAGCAGCGGCGGTACGGTCAATCATCTACTCCGTCTACCTGCTCCGACGAGGGGCACGCCCGAGCTCAGCTCACCATGGTGCGCGGGTCTTGGGGGAGAAGCTTCCGCACCACAAGCTGATCAATGACACGGAGTACCTGGACGCGGCCATGCTCCGTGCTACTCATTGCCGCGCGGAGCAGCCCGGTTACGGCGGAAGCGGCGGATCAGGGGATGGAGACGAGTAGACGACTTTcatgggtggcggtggcggatggaggaggagaaagaagagatTCAAGAGAGCACAAGATAAGAAAGACCGACACGTGAGCCTGGCAAAATTATATTTCTTCATATTTTTTACCATTCACCATGTCACTGTGGACCAGTCAAAACCGTTAACACGTCAGCTAAAACCGGGTTCAGATGGAGTGAAGGAGATAAAAAATATCTGGTTTCGCAAGTTCGAGGTACAGAACGGCTGGTTTTGGAGTCGAAGGAGAATCAGAATACGCGGACTCGAGCCGTTGCTAAGGAGGTAAATAGGATTTTTTCCTTTGGACGATGGTGCGTTGGTTTGGGCTATGGCGGCCCAAGGCACCGGTAGCGCCGGcccgtccaccgccgccatcaTTAAAAAGGTCAAAccacccaccaggccaccactcGTGACTCGTCTCCTCCTTGCGACGCCGCGCAGGTTGATCCTCCGGCAGCGACGGGTTGATAGCCAGGatgccgcaccgccgccgccggcaggggcGGATTCGGAATGGGGCTGTCCAAAACAGTCTAATCTTATTTCCTAAGCCTTATTTTGTTAGGTTAAacaccacatatgttaaagggactCCATGATCTCGTCCCGAGCTGCAACCCAGGCAGCTCAgaccctagatccgcccctggccGGGGGGCGGGCTGTTGGCAACTGCAACTCGTTTAAGCTTCATTTTTCAAGATACAATAATGCTACACAACGGACgtctgaaatttaaaaaaaataaatgctTCGACATATGTCAAAATAGTTAAACATAGATATCGCAACTATTGTAAATATtgcatagtgttcatgttgtaGTAGGAATTTTCTATCCTAGAGTTGAACAACATAATCATTTTTACACATTagtttttcatgttgcaaacaATAACCTACACATTAGTTTCATGTTGCAAACAGTAACCTACCCATTAGTTTCATGTTGCAAACAGTGATCGGTGATAGTTGGTAATTTTTGGGCGCTAGCAGCACTAAGATAACACAATCTTGTTGAGAGCAAGCAGAATTGCAGATCAGTTGAGATCCAAAGGGACGCTACGCTGCACCCACAACTGTTGCATTATCACGAAAAATATCCTCAGCTCATAAGTTAAACCTTTTTACTAGTGTCCCTTCTACTCTAATAAGTAGTAATTTCCATTCAAATAAATCAATTAATCGATACTTCAGTTGTGCACAAATGGGCACCTTTTTTCGCCTGGATAGATGGCGTACAAACATGTAAAAGAGGACAGGAGCCCGAAGACTCTTGGGGCCACCTCTTAGGAATTTCTTATATCATATACCACTTCTTTCCAGGCTAGTCCTGAAGAACCTGTGACAATATATAGCTAAGATTTGCAACCGCTGCAGCGAGCTAATACATCCTTGACATGGCGGAGGGCACGACACCAACATTTCTGTGAGTACCAGTACCAGTGCCAACTGATGCTGCTGCGGCGGCAACGATTCCGTTAAGAGATCTCGTGTATATGTCAGTTCCTGATGCTATTCTATCTAGCGGGTTATTCTTGGGGCCAGCTGGAACGTGGAACGGGGGTGCTCTCATGTTTACAGCGACATCAGCCGTGCCTTTGCTGTTTGCACAAGCATTGGCCTGGGAATGCATTGTATAACCACCTATGGCCTGTGATTGATTGGTACTGTCTAATCTTGCAGGCACCTGATGGTAACCGTATGCTTGTGGGATTTGTTGGTGGGGATATCCTGAATTCATCACTGAGCCGTTAACTCTTCCTGGTCCTGCTGCCAAATAGGAATTAATCTCAGAACAAGGGCCATTATAGTTGAAATATGTGGAGTCATCTGTAGTAAATGAACACAGAAATACCTGCTTGTGCTTGCAGCCCCTGTGGAGGCAGAGATGCCCTGGGAACATTTACAGGACCTCTTTCTTTCTCCCAAGGATTCTTACATGAATCATCAGAGACTGGTCTAACCCTCGATGAGGTAGCAAGAGGTTGCTCCTTGGCAGGAATTGGATTCGAGTGAACAACAGTAGTCCTGCAAAATGAAGCTGGCAGATTAGCAAAAGGCAAAAACTTTCTCTGAATAATCATGTTGACAAAAGGACAAAATCACATATAAGTGGAGCAGGCCTATGAAATTCTCAGCACATATTAATCAACTCTCAATTTTATTTCAGAACAGAAACCTGACTAGTGTCACCGAAGCATTGTGCAGTTCACTTGAAATTTAAAGAACCGACATTTTAGTTATGCGCACCCCAAGTCTAGAACATTGGCACTACTGAATATTCCCAGAAATGCCTCTGGTCTTATTCTGTGTTCAAAGCCACGTATAAACTTTTGAATTATCAAGGAGATTACAGCTGTATCCCTAAACTCCTGTGATCATCTAGCCTTAGTCACTTCACTCTTAGTTCCAACATCCTGACAAGTGATAATGAACTCCTACTCAATCCAGAAGATGAAATCAATACTATGATGCCATATTACCTGGGAAGGGATGCATGTTTTCTATCCGTTGGAACTGATGTGCCATTACCACCGCTTTCTTCAAGATGAGAAAACTGCTTCTTAAATTGATCAACAGCACTGCGTAAACATAGCCAGCAAGCATTCCCATCAAATAGTTGAAAAGAAGGAATACATGAGTAAATACATGCATGCGCAAAGCACCATACGTGTGCAAACACAGAAAAGCTAAAACCTGGGGTAGAGAAAGGTTGTCCTCTCCGTGCCATTTATGTAGCTATTCAGCAATTGTGGGTGATATTCCAGTATCTCCCGGAATATCAACTCCCTTATCTCTTCCTTTGACATTCTTTTGTGCTCAAAGTCAAATTCCACTTTTTTTATTGGCTGACAGGATGGTTCTCTTTCAACCCTGGCAAGACCTTTGAAGTATGGATCACGCAATGCCTGACACAAAATAAGTATTGAAAGAAATGTCACAAACAGTTACGATTACCAAGTAAGGTTGCACGCAACATCATACGCCTAGTTCCATAAAGGAAAATGAACTGAGACAGCCGAAAAATTAAGGTAAGAGAGCACCAAAGGATTACCTCTTCTGCAGTTGGACGATCCTTTGGGTCAAATGCTAATAGCTTTTCCAATAGTTTAAGTGCCAAAGGATCTGCATTGGGAAACTTCTGAGAAAATGGAACCGGGTCTTTCTTTCTCATGCTGCTCAAGTACCTTCTTGCTTTCTCATTCCGAACCTGAAAAGGAATTAAAAAGGCAACAAGTTCAACTTTGGAGTCACTGAAGCAATTAGGACACACTAAAAGAGGTTATAGCACTATACCCGAGAAATTGTATCCATTGATGGTGTGCCTAGAAGATCAGTCATCAAGTCTAACTGATGGACAACATTTTTACCAGGAAATAAAGGCTTCCCTGTCAACACCTCAGCGAAGATGCATCCAATGCTCCAAATGTCAATAGCTGGTGTATACTgcattttttttggggggggggggggggcaacaATATAAAGCACATTCAGATTATAAGCATCCTAGCAATGATTTAAGTAATAGTAAAATTCTTTTACCATTCTGAATAGTAAGAAAAGCTCATTTTATTATTGTAAAGCTGCTATTCACAGGCCATAGTTTCCTAATTGTGCACAATACAGAATAAAAAGATAAATACAAATCGTATTGGTCATGCATGAAAATAAAGCACAtaacaaaaatgaaaaatagaACAAGAAAAGGGGCATTTATATCTCCACCTAAAGATAGACAGAgtttaacaaaaaaataatatgcTCAAACAATCGTAATTGCAAACTCATTATGGGACGATCAAACATTGCTTTTCACAACCCAAACTGAACTCTTCTGTCAATATAGTGAGCATTTGTATGATATAACTATAGGGCTCACCTTGGAGAAGAAGGATCCACAGAGCTCTGGAGCTCTGTACCATCTTGTTGCAACATAATCCTGCAGGGCATACGTATCAAATATAATATCCATTATAATTCAATACAATAAAAAAGAACAGAATTTATGTTTCTTACATACCGTCCAGAACACTGTTGTTGGGGTATCGTTGAATGCAACTCGTGCTAGTCCAAAGTCACATATTTTCAGTTTGCAGTTAGAGTTAGCTAAAATGTTCTTGGGCTTCAGGTCACGGTGATAAACATTAGCTGCAATCATAGAATGTTGGTATCAGCACAAATGATGGCTACGAATATGAAAACACAACATGCAATTAAATGGTCACTGTGGGTTGCTATCTAGAAGGAGATGAAAGGGAATGTGATCAGTCTAAACATAAGTGGGAATGATGTGCATTCCCAGATGGGCATTAAGGGAACGGTCGGCAAGCAAATATATAGAGGGAATGGTTTCGTACCAGTATGAATGTATTTGAGGGCCCGGAGTAGTTGATAGAGAAAGAATTGGTAATGCTCCTTCGTCAAGTCATCATTGGCCTTTATAACTTGGTGGAGATCAGACTCCATAAGTTCGAAAACAACATAAATATCCTTGAAGTCCTTTCTTGAGGGAGGTAGCATAATGTGCTTGATCTCGACAATGTCAGGATGCCTTAGGAGTCTGAGAAGTTTGATCTCACGAAGGATCCTTGCGGCATCAGAGACGTGCTCAAATATATTGTGTATCTTCTTTATGGCCACTCTCTGTCGAGTGTGCAGATCAATGGCCGAGCACACAACCCCATAGCTTCCCTTACCAATGACTTCTTGGATCTTGTACCGGTTTGCATCTCCATATTCTGTGAAGAAATCGGCCTCTGCAGAACTCTGCAAAACAAATTGCGCACATGAACCAACGAactgtttgaaaaaaaaaactccattaCAGATAACTTCAAGGGTCGATTTAGGAAACTGAAACAGGGTAGTAAATGGTGCAGTTGCAAAACGGATAGAGATAGGCAAAGATTCGGAACGGGCACAATGCAACAGAACACTTCACCAAGCAGTTACCCTGAGCATGATATGAACAGTTTTACCAATGAAATCGTTTCCTCGTGGGCATGTCCGAAGAACACCACAAACAAAGGGAACTACTTTGCGCGCCGACAGGACAAGGCAACAGCACGCGGCTTTGTTTAATTTGGGACAGATGGCATCTCGAAGCGGCAGGAAAATCGTCAACTTTTGCATGTGAAATCAGAGCTGTCCGCAACTCACCGTTCAGCTCACGCGGCATTGGACCTCTTGCATCACCGCAATATCCAGATCAAATTCAGAACTCCGCAAATGATATCAACATGAAAGAGCCCCGTCAAAACTTATAAAACAAACAgaaatttcaaatcaaaaaataaaaacaaaatagTGTTCCGAACGTCAGCAATCGACGGCTCGCGCTTATTAGCAGCATAGAACTGGAATCGACATCAAGCATCAACGCCGGTGCACAGAAACACAACATAACCCGGAAAATTTACGAACAAACATCAAAGAAGCAGGAATCGCTGGAACTCCGCACCCACCTTCTTGCGCTGCTCCTGCTGCATCCCCGCTCACCAGATCTCCCACCGAACCGCCTTCCAAACGCCGCACCCCTCCCTTCCGCAGCACTCAGCACCCGTCCTCGCAACCACCGGACCCTACGCGGCGGCACACGGCATTCGCTGCCCCCTGAACGGCGAGGGGATCaggggcgccgcgccgccgaggcgggTGGGGGAGTGACCGCGACAGCACCCGGGGGGCGGGTTGCGGCCTTGCGGGCTGCGGCCGCCGGTTCCTCCTCCCGATCTCGCGTGCAGCGCTCCCGAGAAACAGAAGCGAGACGAAGAAGCGgccggaggggggggggggggggggggggggggggcaggaaAGATGCAGAAAAGGGGAGGAGATTTCTTTCGTGTGTTCGTGGCTtgttgccgttatatgatggggCAGGGCGCAGTGGGTGCGGGTGGGTCGCTGGCCGGCTCCCCCGCCGTCCGATCTGCATCTTTGCGTGATCCACCGCCCGTCCATCTACCCCCCTCGAGTTCACCAACGCCCTAGTGGCTTTTGAAAGCGCACTATCCCAATTTCAATCTAGAACTTAAATCTATCGCCCACCTAAAATAATAGTAAGCGTGATGAATAATTAGCCTCTGTTGCGTTAAGTGTCGGCGCATGGCATTTGCATTTGCGATCGGTGTGGCCGTCTGGGTCGGGGGTCGGTGGTCTCGTGGTGTGGCTCTTTGCCACGAACCAGCGGGCAGCGCCGTGGTTAGGTGGCGGGCACCTTGTGATGGAATTGAAACGCCAACTAATAATAAGCTTGCCTTCAAATCACACTTTGGCATAGCCTTTCTTGCTCGCAACCAGCCTCCGGACGGTCTCTTTTGCCTGACGAGCTCTATTGGGAAAAATCTGCCGGAACCCAGCTGCGTTCCGCCGAACCTGTGTGACCGTGCCTACTTGGCTACGTACGCAGGATGCAGCAGCCACACATGGGTCGCCTAACTGCGAGCGCTGTACATCACGTGCCGGTGCGCCACGGACAGGCTCACAGGTAGAGAGACGCGCTCGCGCAGCACAGCATCAATGCGTCGTCTCTCTCGATCTACGCGGGGGTTGCGTGACCGTGACCGTGTCCTGAAATCCTAATGGGTGTCCATCTCATCATTCCGGCTGTTCGGTTGGACTTATAAGCCAACTGagaagctgaaacgactgatttgttgtaaaagaaaaatattattcgatggctgataagctgaagcgaacatctCTATTGATTCTAGGATTCAGACGTGTAGGATAAAATTGGAGGTCAGGTCACGCAAGCCGTGGCAGTACTGTATCGGCTCTTATCCGCGGTTAATATTTGCCGCCACGTAGTCATCAACCAAAGAAAAATGTAAGCTAGCTGGTAGTAATTCCGGCGTCTACCAGTCGTCTGCAAAAAGAGAGGACGACCGGCCGTGGCCGTCACAGAATCTGTTGGACGTCGCGTCGGAATGGCTGGccttcacacacacacacaaaacaaTCGCTTGCCTGCCACCGACCACAAAAAAGAAACCCCACCCAACCACGGGCGCAGAGTCAGTGGCGCCTAACTCACACATAGCAGAGCACCGCggccaccagtccaccacagAACAAAAGAATGATAGGCAGGCAATGAACGCCACAAGAATAATCATCGACTGATGATGAAATGAACACGCACTCATGCGTATCTCAGCCTTCCAGAAAGTGTTGTTCATGCTAATATATATACGGAAGAATTTCCTTCCTCCTTATAcaattgtactccctccatcccaaattacaagTCGTTTTGAGTTTtgtagatacatag harbors:
- the LOC117849004 gene encoding mitogen-activated protein kinase 10 isoform X2, producing the protein MQQEQRKKSSAEADFFTEYGDANRYKIQEVIGKGSYGVVCSAIDLHTRQRVAIKKIHNIFEHVSDAARILREIKLLRLLRHPDIVEIKHIMLPPSRKDFKDIYVVFELMESDLHQVIKANDDLTKEHYQFFLYQLLRALKYIHTANVYHRDLKPKNILANSNCKLKICDFGLARVAFNDTPTTVFWTDYVATRWYRAPELCGSFFSKYTPAIDIWSIGCIFAEVLTGKPLFPGKNVVHQLDLMTDLLGTPSMDTISRVRNEKARRYLSSMRKKDPVPFSQKFPNADPLALKLLEKLLAFDPKDRPTAEEALRDPYFKGLARVEREPSCQPIKKVEFDFEHKRMSKEEIRELIFREILEYHPQLLNSYINGTERTTFLYPSAVDQFKKQFSHLEESGGNGTSVPTDRKHASLPRTTVVHSNPIPAKEQPLATSSRVRPVSDDSCKNPWEKERGPVNVPRASLPPQGLQAQAGPGRVNGSVMNSGYPHQQIPQAYGYHQVPARLDSTNQSQAIGGYTMHSQANACANSKGTADVAVNMRAPPFHVPAGPKNNPLDRIASGTDIYTRSLNGIVAAAAASVGTGTGTHRNVGVVPSAMSRMY
- the LOC117849004 gene encoding mitogen-activated protein kinase 10 isoform X1, producing the protein MQQEQRKKSSAEADFFTEYGDANRYKIQEVIGKGSYGVVCSAIDLHTRQRVAIKKIHNIFEHVSDAARILREIKLLRLLRHPDIVEIKHIMLPPSRKDFKDIYVVFELMESDLHQVIKANDDLTKEHYQFFLYQLLRALKYIHTANVYHRDLKPKNILANSNCKLKICDFGLARVAFNDTPTTVFWTDYVATRWYRAPELCGSFFSKYTPAIDIWSIGCIFAEVLTGKPLFPGKNVVHQLDLMTDLLGTPSMDTISRVRNEKARRYLSSMRKKDPVPFSQKFPNADPLALKLLEKLLAFDPKDRPTAEEALRDPYFKGLARVEREPSCQPIKKVEFDFEHKRMSKEEIRELIFREILEYHPQLLNSYINGTERTTFLYPSAVDQFKKQFSHLEESGGNGTSVPTDRKHASLPRTTVVHSNPIPAKEQPLATSSRVRPVSDDSCKNPWEKERGPVNVPRASLPPQGLQAQAAGPGRVNGSVMNSGYPHQQIPQAYGYHQVPARLDSTNQSQAIGGYTMHSQANACANSKGTADVAVNMRAPPFHVPAGPKNNPLDRIASGTDIYTRSLNGIVAAAAASVGTGTGTHRNVGVVPSAMSRMY